TCATCTTCCAGCAAATCTTTTTGCACAGAGCCATCTTCGACAGAGGCAAAGACTTCATGAACCATGTAGTCTTCCACTATGTCAACTGGAGCCATGCTGCGACTAGAAGCGAGGGTAATCTGGTAAGTCAAGGTGTAATCCAAAAAATAAAGCCCATTTTCATACTGAGCCTGACCTCTAGCCACGATCTTCTGGATATCTAGCACTTCACGATTACGTTCTTTTAGCTCTTGCGCCAAATCAAAGTCTTGATCAAACTGCAAACCGCCAGCATTTTTCTTAATTTCTTGAATATTTAACATTTCAGCCTCGTTTTACATTATTTCTTTCATCATTATACCATTTTCTCGACCAAATACCTATACCCCAAACAGCCAATGAGACAACTAAAAAGAAAATCTCTCAGCCTCTTGGACTGAGAGAAAATACGCTTCTTCCTAAAAAGGTTCGTTTATTTTCTAAATTTAAACTGGCTGTAAAGACCAAAAACGATGATCCAAACAGCTGATCCGATTGCTCCCACTACCGTTGACTTTTGTAAGAAAAGAGTCACAAAGACAAAGGCAAAGAAGAGCATGGTCAAAGGATTGAGAAACTTGTAAGCTGGCATGAGATAACCATCTGCCATAAAATCTGGTGACTTGCGATATTTGAGGTGGGCCAGCATGGTCAGACCATAGATGGCGATGTAGACACCAGATGAGGAAGCCGTAATCAGGGCAAAGGAATCTGATACTCCCGGCAGAATCTTGATAAAGGCCGCAAAGGCAATAACAGCCGCTGACGCCAAAATCGCATTCTGCGGAACGTTTTGCCGAGACAGCTTCCCAGCTCCTATTTTCTTTAGAAAACGATTTGGCGTATCGTGGGCAATCTGATACAAATGGCGACCCGTTGAGTAAAGGGTCGAGTTCAGTGCTGAAGCCGCTGAGGTCAGAACCACGAAGTTAATCAAGGCCGCTGCCCATTTGAGACCAGCTAACTGAAAAACGATAACAAAGGGAGAGTCAGCCGTTGCCAGCTCTTTCCAAGGAATGATAGCCATAATGGCAAGGAGAGAACCCCCGTAGAACAAGACAATCCGCAAAGGAATTTCTTTAATGGCCTTTGGCAATACCGCTCGTGGATTAGCCGTTTCAGAAGTAGTAATCCCGATAAATTCAATGGCCTGATAGGCAAAGAAAACCATCTGAAAAGCCATAACAAAACTTACAAAGCCATTAGGGAAAAGCTGAAAACCGCGACCAATATTCCCAAGACTGGCTACTCCGTGAGGCGTTTTAAAGCCTGTCAATATCATAAAGACAGCCGTTGCAATCAAGGCGATGATAGCCACAATTTTTATCATGGCAAACCAAAATTCGACCTCGCCAAAAACTCGAACCGCTATCAGATTGACCAAGCTAAGAAGGGCTAGAAAGACTAGCTGAATCAGCCAAGCTGGCCAGTCAGGAAACCAGTACTGCACATACTGGGCAACAGCCGTAATCTCAGCCATTCCGATAAAAATCAGAGAAATCCAGTAGGACCAGCCGGAAAAATACCCCCAGCCAGTTCCCAAATATTTGGTAATAAAGTTGATAAAGGTATGCTGGTCAG
This genomic window from Streptococcus cristatus AS 1.3089 contains:
- a CDS encoding amino acid permease, with the protein product MSENELKNNEKTEKNGMERGLQNRHVQIIAIAGTIGTGLFLGAGRSISLTGPSIILIYMLTGLFMYLMMRAIGEMLYYDPDQHTFINFITKYLGTGWGYFSGWSYWISLIFIGMAEITAVAQYVQYWFPDWPAWLIQLVFLALLSLVNLIAVRVFGEVEFWFAMIKIVAIIALIATAVFMILTGFKTPHGVASLGNIGRGFQLFPNGFVSFVMAFQMVFFAYQAIEFIGITTSETANPRAVLPKAIKEIPLRIVLFYGGSLLAIMAIIPWKELATADSPFVIVFQLAGLKWAAALINFVVLTSAASALNSTLYSTGRHLYQIAHDTPNRFLKKIGAGKLSRQNVPQNAILASAAVIAFAAFIKILPGVSDSFALITASSSGVYIAIYGLTMLAHLKYRKSPDFMADGYLMPAYKFLNPLTMLFFAFVFVTLFLQKSTVVGAIGSAVWIIVFGLYSQFKFRK
- a CDS encoding YceD family protein; this encodes MLNIQEIKKNAGGLQFDQDFDLAQELKERNREVLDIQKIVARGQAQYENGLYFLDYTLTYQITLASSRSMAPVDIVEDYMVHEVFASVEDGSVQKDLLEDDLVLPFEGDTIDLAASVADNILLHIPLKVLTPGEEAGETMPMGIDWQVLTEEDYQKQQMEKKEANSPFASLQGLFDE